The window AACTTGAACTAGAGTAGGTTAGAGTAGTAGTAGAATTTAAACTTGAACTGAACCAGAACTGAAGTAGTTGTGTAGTTAAGTTAAGTGTAATCAATTTTTGAATGGTCTGTGTGAACTTGAATTTAAACTTCAACTGAACCAGAACTAAATTTAAACttgaaataattaatttgaaAACCTGATTTGATGTTTATTGAATGGTCTGTGTGAAGTAGTTGTGTAGTTAAGTTAAGTGTAATCAATTTTTGGTGGTTAGAAGGTGTTTACTTCCTTGTACTTTCAAACCCAAAAGTAGTTTAAAAACCTAGCTAATCGACATCTTAAAACAGAAACGAAAACTTAAAAACTTCAATACTCAACCAAAATGGATCCTTTTCCCCTAAACTCTCCCGGCTTTGTTAACCTGCTTACTTCCCAGACCACTCAGCCAATAGAAATAGGATCTTCTGAGGTTCCTAAACCTCCGGAAAGGAGGAAGTGGACAACCAAAGAAGATTTGGTGTTGATCAGTGCTTGGTTGAACACCAGCAAGGATCCAATAACCAGTAATGAGCAGAAGCTAGGAGCATTTTGGAAGAGAATAGAGGAGTACCTGAATGCTAGCCCTCTGCTCGTTGGCTCTATTCCTAGGGAGTGGAGTCAATGTAAGCAGAGGTGGGGAAGGGTTAATGAGCAGGTGTGTAAGTTCGTGGGATGTCATGAAGCTGCTCTGAAGGAGCAGGCGAGTGGACATAATGAGAATGATGTCATGAAGGTGGCTCATGACATCTTCTTTAATGACTACAAAGCCAAGTTCATTCTTGAACATTGTTGGAGGGAGCTTCGGTTTGATCAAAAATGGAGATCACACAGTCTGACATCAAATGGTGCAAAGGAGAAAAGGAAGGAAACTGCGGATGAGGTGGGTCGCGAGGAAAATGTTAGACCTCCCGGAGTCAAGGCTAGCAAAGCAGCAAAACGCAAGAAGCATGGCAATGAAGCAGCGTTTGATCAGATCGAAACCATTCTAGCAGCCAAGAATATGTTATCCAAACAGAAAATACTTGATAGGTTGCTAGGAAAAAACGCTGATACACTTACAGATCAAGAGCTTGCTCTAAAAAACAAACTCATATCTGAATTGCTTTAAGTTGGTGAgtggttatttattttttgaaatttatagtAGGTTGCTAGGAAATGCAGTGTATGATGTTTGTGTTTAAATCTTTTCCTTGATGTATATTGATATTGTAACTGTTGTGCTTTGTAGGACACGGGTTCAAGGAGGAGGATGCGTGGATGGTTGCAGGTCTCTGTttctttatgtatcaaatcaagtcACGGGTGGTAATGTAGTAGTAGGTGGTTGTAGTGGTAGGTTATGTAAGATGGAATCACGGGAGAGTGTAGTGTTTTTCAACTTTCTACACTcgttttatgtatcaaatcaagggTATGTCCCCACGGCTTTGCTTTTGTACTCACGGGTGTATGTACCCACATGCTACTTGCTTCAATGTTTTTCTATATAAATGACTATGTGTTTCATTCTATTTATCTCATTCATGCATTTTATCAAAACTATCTTACCATCAGCCATACTTTTATCTAAACTATCTCACCATCTCGTAATCTCACCAACCAACACCACTACGAGAATCACCAACCAACACCACGAGAATCacaacaacaatcaaacaagaatcaCCAATCAACACAAGGAATCAACTCTACTACTCCTCAACCCCACGGATCATCTCTACCATTCAACAGAGGTAAGTTGAAAACCAAAAATTCTAAGTAATGAACACATCCTTAAATAATGAAATTCTAAATTCTATATTATCagatttaaaaccaaaaaaaggtttataatgttaaaaccaaaataatattaaaaaaaaaactaaggttAAAACCCAAAATAAAATTGAAGAGAAATAGAGAAATATactgatttataattttaatgaaaaacttTACTAAggttaaaaccaaaataatataaaaaaaaaactaaggttAAAACCCAAAATAAAATTGAAGAGAAATAGAGAAATATactgatttataattttaatgaaaaactttactaaggttaaaaaaaaaataataaaaaaaaaactaaggttaaaacccaaaacaaaagtttattaaaaaatccCTCCCTATTGCCTTTTGTAggaaaaatattacaataaatATCATCAACAATGTCTTCCTCATCAAGTGATGAAGCGGATGAAGTTTTTGATGAATTGGTCGATGAAGTAGTTGATAATTTCATCGATACGATAATTGATGGTCAACCCAACAAACCAAAGAGGCGAGCTTATATTGAAAGAGATCGAGAACTAGGACACATTCGACTATGCAACGACTATTTCAGTAATAATCCAACGTACACACAAGATATATTTAGGCGGCGGtttcgaatgaacaagccattgttcCTTCGCATTGTCGACCGTCTAAGTACTGAAGTTCCGTACTTTCAGCAAAGAAGAGATGCTACCGGAAGGAACAGGCTATCTCCACTTCAAAAGTGTACGGCAGCGATACGTATGCTCGCATATGGTCAGTCAGGAGATACATATGACGAATATCTCCGGATGGCTGACAGTACATCACGTTTATGTTTGGCAAAATTCACTGATGCAATAATACAATTGTTTGGGGATGAGTATCTACGAACACCTACAGCCGAGGATCTTCAGCGATTACTCGATATTGGAGAGGTACGGGGATTTCCGGGGATGATAGGCTCCATCGACTGTATGCActgggagtggaaaaactgcccaacAGCTTGGAAAGGTCAGTTCACACGTGGTTCGGGaaagccgacaattgtcttagaagccgtggcatcacaagatctttggatttGGCACGCTTTTTTCGGCTTACCAGGTACCCTaaatgatatcaatgttcttgatcggtctCCAGTTTTTGATGACATCTTACATGGTCGAGCCCTTAAAGTGAAGttcaaggtcaacaaccacacttaTCGTATGGCCTACTA is drawn from Brassica rapa cultivar Chiifu-401-42 chromosome A05, CAAS_Brap_v3.01, whole genome shotgun sequence and contains these coding sequences:
- the LOC117134388 gene encoding glutathione S-transferase T3-like, which produces MDPFPLNSPGFVNLLTSQTTQPIEIGSSEVPKPPERRKWTTKEDLVLISAWLNTSKDPITSNEQKLGAFWKRIEEYLNASPLLVGSIPREWSQCKQRWGRVNEQVCKFVGCHEAALKEQASGHNENDVMKVAHDIFFNDYKAKFILEHCWRELRFDQKWRSHSLTSNGAKEKRKETADEVGREENVRPPGVKASKAAKRKKHGNEAAFDQIETILAAKNMLSKQKILDRLLGKNADTLTDQELALKNKLISELL
- the LOC103833342 gene encoding uncharacterized protein LOC103833342 — its product is MSSSSSDEADEVFDELVDEVVDNFIDTIIDGQPNKPKRRAYIERDRELGHIRLCNDYFSNNPTYTQDIFRRRFRMNKPLFLRIVDRLSTEVPYFQQRRDATGRNRLSPLQKCTAAIRMLAYGQSGDTYDEYLRMADSTSRLCLAKFTDAIIQLFGDEYLRTPTAEDLQRLLDIGEVRGFPGMIGSIDCMHWEWKNCPTAWKGQFTRGSGKPTIVLEAVASQDLWIWHAFFGLPGTLNDINVLDRSPVFDDILHGRALKVKFKVNNHTYRMAYYLTDGIYPPWATFIQSIPLPQGRKAHKFAEMQESARKDVERAFGVLQSRFAIVRNPALQ